The following are encoded in a window of Sminthopsis crassicaudata isolate SCR6 chromosome 5, ASM4859323v1, whole genome shotgun sequence genomic DNA:
- the PNPLA5 gene encoding patatin-like phospholipase domain-containing protein 5: MFEQEGTWDVSFAGSGFLGLYHVGALACLRERAPQLLRGTRRFYGSSSGALCCLAVITNKSLDFCCSNLLDIVKEIRKKSIGIFHPSYDCISFVKSRLENNLPDNVHELATQKVGISLTRWPDGKNVIITDFADREELIQAVLCSIYFPFYCGVIPPRFREDRYVDGALSNNVPFTDSNATITISPFHGSVDICPQSSSASLHELNLCNGSFQMCIRNFHMGIMSLFPPEPEEVADFCRQGYLDALRFLERRGITKEGIITSLCNGATSLPSSVIWPASSNQGKNGGGEREGKSGGPVINWKVPNVVVRDIAQFELLSPDLEAALKKSCERPSGFFARFSRSIPGQVLTYTLLPCILPLEYVYFKTKRIINWIPEAPEDIRWMHQELKKFGGFVFSEVKNRLPGSIWLKNFSSPGSSNVKQPPPPQSDLWKFDHSKMHISLAEIVLPPQPLRA, encoded by the exons ATGTTCGAGCAGGAGGGAACCTGGGATGTGTCCTTTGCAGGGTCGGGCTTCTTGGGGCTCTACCACGTGGGCGCGCTGGCCTGCCTGAGGGAGCGCGCCCCGCAGCTGCTGCGCGGGACCCGCCGCTTCTACGGCTCCTCTTCGGGCGCGCTGTGCTGCCTCGCCGTCATCACCAACAAGTCCCTGG ATTTCTGCTGTTCCAACCTCCTGGACATAGTCAAGGAAATCCGGAAGAAAAGCATCGGCATCTTCCACCCCTCCTATGATTGCATCAGCTTTGTGAAGAGTCGCCTTGAGAATAACCTTCCTGACAACGTCCATGAGTTAGCCACCCAGAAGGTCGGCATCTCCCTCACTCGGTGGCCAGATGGGAAGAATGTGATTATCACTGACTTTGCCGACAGAGAAGAGCTCATCCAG gCAGTCCTCTGCAGcatctatttccccttctactGTGGCGTCATACCGCCCCGGTTTCGGGAAGAC CGCTACGTGGACGGAGCTCTGAGCAACAACGTGCCCTTCACAGACTCCAACGCCACCATCACCATCTCCCCTTTCCACGGCTCCGTGGACATCTGCCCCCAGAGCAGCTCGGCCAGCTTGCACGAGCTGAACCTCTGCAATGGCAGCTTCCAGATGTGCATCAGGAACTTCCACATGGGGATTATGTCTCTCTTCCCCCCCGAGCCCGAG GAGGTGGCAGATTTCTGCAGACAAGGCTACCTGGATGCTCTGAGGTTCCTGGAGAGACGAG gtATCACGAAGGAGGGAATCATCACAAGCTTGTGTAATGGGGCGACCTCATTGCCTAGCTCTGTAATTTGGCCAGCCAGCAGTAACCAAGGAAAAAATGGTGGtggtgagagagaaggaaaatctgGAGGACCAGTTATCAACTGGAAAGTGCCCAATGTGGTGGTCAGAGACATAGCACAGTTTGAGCTCCTGTCACCAGATCTTGAAGCAG CCTTGAAGAAGTCATGTGAAAGACCCAGTGGATTCTTTGCCCGATTTTCCCGATCGATACCTGGCCAAGTGCTGACCTATACACTCTTGCCATGCATACTACCTTTGGAATATGTGTACTTTAAAACTAAGAG aataattaaCTGGATTCCAGAGGCCCCGGAAGATATCCGGTGGATGCATCAGGAACTCAAGAAGTTTGGGGGCTTTGTCTTCTCTGAAGTGAAAAACAGACTTCCGGGGTCAATTTG gTTGAAGAATTTCTCTTCCCCTGGTTCCTCCAATGTGAAGCAGCCTCCTCCTCCTCAGTCAGACTTGTGGAAATTTGATCACTCCAAGATGCACATTTCCTTGGCCGAGATTGTTTTGCCCCCTCAACCCCTGAGGGCATGA